One genomic window of Malaciobacter molluscorum LMG 25693 includes the following:
- the selA gene encoding L-seryl-tRNA(Sec) selenium transferase, with product MTLLKQIPKVDKFIKNKIFENYSSKLITKITKEKINKLREDILSNKINKIEEEKLTNNIIKEYKNIIKPSLQKVINATGIIVHTNLGRSLITKKSFDKVKDIVSSYNNLEYDLKEGKRGERYSHIVKTLQNLTGCEDALVVNNNASAVFLILNTFAKNKEVIVSRGELVEIGGSFRVPEVMSQSGAILKEIGTTNKTHKKDYENAINENTSILMKVHKSNYSIEGFTSEVELEDIIKIAKEKSVIDYYDMGSGHIIDLPYNLDKKEPSILKIMQYNPSLISFSGDKLLGSVQAGVILGKKELIDQIKKNQLLRMLRVDKITLSLLQEHLNSYLKGQLEDIPTLQMLYTTIETLEQRAKYIKQNLENICNCEIIETSSLIGGGTTPNRKIPTIALSIEYKDFKPNKIEELLRKNNIIARIENEKVLLDFRSIKDSEVDEIIAIIKKVFK from the coding sequence ATGACTTTGCTAAAGCAGATTCCAAAAGTTGATAAATTTATTAAAAATAAAATCTTTGAAAATTACTCTTCCAAATTAATAACAAAAATTACAAAAGAAAAAATCAATAAACTAAGAGAAGACATTCTTTCGAATAAAATCAATAAAATAGAAGAAGAAAAATTAACTAATAATATTATAAAAGAGTATAAAAATATTATAAAACCTTCACTGCAAAAAGTAATAAACGCAACAGGAATTATTGTTCATACAAATCTTGGAAGAAGTTTAATAACAAAAAAGAGTTTTGATAAAGTAAAAGATATTGTAAGTTCATATAATAACCTTGAATATGATTTAAAAGAGGGTAAAAGAGGAGAAAGATATTCGCATATTGTAAAAACTTTACAAAACTTAACAGGATGTGAAGATGCACTAGTTGTAAATAACAATGCAAGTGCAGTTTTTTTGATATTAAACACTTTTGCTAAAAACAAAGAAGTTATTGTAAGTAGAGGTGAATTAGTTGAAATTGGAGGAAGTTTTAGAGTTCCTGAAGTAATGTCACAAAGTGGAGCAATATTAAAAGAGATAGGAACTACAAATAAAACTCACAAAAAAGATTATGAAAATGCTATAAATGAGAATACTTCAATTTTAATGAAAGTACACAAATCAAACTACTCCATTGAAGGATTTACGAGTGAAGTAGAACTAGAAGATATAATAAAAATTGCAAAAGAAAAAAGTGTAATTGATTATTATGATATGGGGAGTGGTCATATAATTGATTTACCTTATAACTTAGATAAAAAAGAACCTTCAATTCTAAAAATAATGCAATATAATCCCTCATTAATTAGTTTTTCAGGAGATAAACTGTTGGGAAGTGTACAAGCTGGTGTAATTCTTGGGAAGAAAGAATTAATTGATCAAATTAAAAAAAATCAATTACTAAGAATGTTAAGAGTTGATAAAATTACGCTTAGCTTATTGCAAGAACATTTAAACTCTTATTTAAAAGGACAATTAGAAGATATTCCAACTTTACAAATGTTATACACTACAATTGAAACATTAGAACAAAGAGCAAAATACATAAAACAGAATTTAGAAAATATTTGTAATTGTGAAATAATAGAAACTTCATCTCTTATTGGTGGAGGAACAACTCCAAATAGAAAAATCCCAACAATTGCTTTAAGTATTGAATATAAGGATTTTAAACCAAATAAAATAGAAGAACTTTTAAGAAAAAATAATATTATTGCAAGAATAGAAAATGAAAAAGTATTATTAGATTTTAGGAGTATAAAAGATTCAGAAGTAGATGAAATAATTGCAATTATAAAAAAGGTTTTTAAATGA
- the selD gene encoding selenide, water dikinase SelD, translating to MNNEYQLTKFVNAAGCAAKMGPGDLKQTICSLKPNDSRVLVGFDTSEDASVYQINDTQAIVQTLDFITPVIDDPYLYGRIAAANSLSDVFAMGAEVKTALNIVGFDRKNLSSEALGEILNGGNEKIKECGGVLLGGHTIESPEMYYGLSVTGMIHPNEIVRNNTAQIGDVLVLTKPIGMGILTTAIKRDLLPDSMIKKCSDIMSELNYLPSKIMKKYNVHSCTDITGFGLLGHALECINDLITFSIYSNNVPLIKEAISLCEQGVIPGGSKRNLKYIEDKVLFMNNIDDSFKLILSDAQTSGGLLVSMSEKDAKEYIKEIEELSFGYAAIIGDVIPKGTKDIIIH from the coding sequence ATGAATAATGAATATCAGTTAACAAAATTCGTAAATGCTGCTGGTTGTGCTGCAAAAATGGGTCCGGGAGATCTAAAACAAACAATTTGTAGTTTAAAACCAAATGACAGCAGAGTCTTAGTAGGATTTGATACAAGTGAAGATGCTAGTGTATATCAAATAAATGATACACAAGCAATAGTTCAAACGCTTGATTTTATCACTCCAGTTATTGATGACCCGTACTTATATGGGAGGATAGCTGCTGCAAATTCGCTTAGTGATGTTTTTGCAATGGGAGCAGAAGTAAAAACAGCATTAAATATCGTAGGTTTTGATAGAAAAAACTTATCTTCAGAAGCTTTAGGTGAAATACTAAATGGTGGTAATGAAAAAATTAAAGAGTGTGGTGGTGTACTTTTAGGTGGACACACTATTGAATCACCAGAAATGTATTATGGTCTTAGCGTTACTGGAATGATACATCCAAATGAAATAGTTAGAAATAATACTGCTCAAATTGGTGATGTTCTTGTTTTAACAAAACCAATTGGTATGGGTATATTAACTACAGCTATAAAAAGAGATTTATTACCAGATAGTATGATAAAAAAATGTAGTGATATTATGTCTGAATTAAATTATTTACCATCAAAAATAATGAAAAAGTACAACGTTCACTCTTGTACTGATATTACAGGCTTTGGTCTTTTAGGTCATGCCTTGGAGTGTATAAATGATTTAATTACATTTAGTATTTACTCAAATAATGTTCCTTTAATAAAAGAGGCTATTTCATTATGTGAACAAGGTGTTATTCCTGGTGGTTCAAAAAGAAACCTAAAATATATAGAAGATAAAGTTTTATTTATGAATAATATAGATGATTCTTTTAAACTTATACTTAGTGATGCACAAACATCTGGTGGGTTATTAGTATCTATGAGTGAAAAAGATGCAAAAGAGTATATTAAAGAGATAGAAGAATTATCTTTTGGTTATGCAGCAATTATTGGTGATGTTATACCAAAAGGTACAAAAGATATAATTATTCATTAA
- a CDS encoding transglutaminase-like domain-containing protein, with amino-acid sequence MQRRSFLKTAAVVGTTMAITPSVVLSDTKTNPFGITKKPRKFTVINTFDLETNDQVAKLWVPLPLDSSYQKVLKISYNGDFDEAFISNNNPYNTKLLFAKWNKNSKSRKLVVKFDIIMQERSVNFSKAKNSTMYPDDVKEFLKGTKHTPITKKLTSFAKEITKNARTPLEKAQAIFDWTVDNMYRDESVIGCGVGDASRIIDKKLFGGKCTDVSSVFVALLRNVGIPAREVFGIRLGKSMISKSCGKADANGFAKITGGQHCRAEFYLVGLGWVPADPADVTKVRKQEKLTNDDKKIKDLRKYFFGNWEMNWAAFNYARDFVLNPKPAQYPLNMLGYPYGEMDDDVLNYYAPKEFKYSYTSQEIK; translated from the coding sequence ATGCAAAGAAGATCTTTTTTAAAAACGGCAGCAGTTGTGGGTACTACAATGGCTATTACTCCTTCAGTAGTATTATCAGATACTAAAACAAACCCTTTTGGAATAACAAAAAAACCAAGAAAATTTACAGTTATAAATACTTTTGATTTAGAAACAAATGACCAAGTTGCAAAACTTTGGGTTCCATTACCATTAGATTCAAGTTATCAAAAAGTTTTGAAAATTTCATATAATGGTGATTTTGATGAGGCTTTCATTTCAAATAATAATCCTTATAATACAAAACTTTTATTTGCTAAATGGAATAAAAATTCAAAATCAAGAAAATTAGTTGTTAAATTTGACATAATTATGCAAGAAAGAAGTGTAAACTTCTCAAAAGCTAAAAATAGCACAATGTATCCAGATGATGTTAAAGAGTTCTTAAAAGGAACGAAACATACACCAATTACAAAAAAACTTACATCTTTTGCAAAAGAAATAACAAAAAATGCAAGAACTCCATTGGAAAAAGCACAAGCAATTTTTGATTGGACAGTTGATAATATGTATAGAGATGAAAGTGTTATTGGTTGTGGAGTTGGTGATGCTTCAAGAATTATAGATAAAAAATTATTTGGTGGAAAATGTACAGATGTAAGTTCTGTTTTTGTTGCATTATTAAGAAATGTAGGAATTCCAGCAAGAGAAGTATTTGGTATTAGATTAGGTAAATCTATGATTTCTAAATCTTGTGGAAAAGCTGATGCAAATGGATTCGCTAAAATTACTGGTGGTCAACATTGTAGAGCAGAATTTTATTTAGTAGGGTTAGGTTGGGTTCCAGCAGATCCAGCTGATGTAACAAAAGTAAGAAAACAAGAAAAACTTACAAATGATGATAAGAAAATAAAAGACTTAAGAAAATATTTCTTTGGAAATTGGGAAATGAATTGGGCAGCATTTAATTATGCGAGAGATTTTGTTTTAAATCCAAAACCAGCACAATATCCATTAAACATGTTAGGTTATCCATATGGTGAAATGGATGATGATGTATTGAATTATTATGCTCCAAAAGAGTTTAAATACTCATATACTTCACAAGAAATAAAATAA
- a CDS encoding transporter — translation MKKIALIVSAVFTAILSTLCCIPAFLFIFFGVSVGGLTFLSDLGYLRIPFFIITIILLFFAFKKSNSKNIKCACSKKEILKKSFVFSSIFLLFFVLLFYPEFSVYFIN, via the coding sequence ATGAAAAAAATAGCGTTAATAGTATCAGCAGTTTTTACTGCTATACTATCTACATTATGCTGCATTCCTGCATTTTTATTTATTTTTTTTGGTGTCAGTGTAGGTGGATTGACATTTTTAAGTGATTTAGGATATTTACGTATTCCTTTTTTTATAATCACTATAATTTTATTATTCTTTGCTTTTAAAAAAAGTAATTCAAAAAATATAAAGTGTGCTTGTTCTAAAAAAGAGATCTTAAAAAAGAGTTTTGTTTTTAGTTCTATATTTTTGTTATTTTTTGTATTACTTTTTTATCCAGAATTTTCTGTTTATTTTATTAATTAG
- a CDS encoding heavy-metal-associated domain-containing protein, producing MKKLFVLFFITISLFAKEVSIKVEQMHCPLCTTMIKQAIKKVDGVTKVKVKLPTKTATVNYDETKVNIADILKAIKSTSYEGKVIK from the coding sequence ATGAAAAAATTATTTGTATTATTTTTTATAACTATTTCTCTTTTTGCAAAAGAAGTATCAATAAAAGTAGAACAAATGCACTGTCCATTATGTACAACAATGATAAAACAAGCTATTAAAAAAGTTGATGGTGTTACAAAAGTAAAAGTAAAACTACCTACAAAAACTGCAACTGTTAATTATGATGAAACAAAAGTAAATATTGCTGATATATTAAAGGCAATTAAATCAACTTCATATGAAGGTAAAGTTATCAAATAG
- a CDS encoding response regulator codes for MQNKDLNILNKFNILYLEDDENLLKHTHDVLIDFVNEIYAVKTSKEALEVLKNKKVDVIISDILLENENGIDFLKNLKEDRNINIPTILTTAHTDTKYLLDAIKLKVENYIIKPINIKELLTTLHDILLPIVQEKELRRNNHVIKTISAITDSKQVDIIKFIINNLDNNNIFSASYSDIMDRINISKPTLIKLFKELAEKHILIKIQHKTYRFDENALDNI; via the coding sequence ATGCAAAATAAGGATTTAAATATATTAAATAAATTTAATATTTTATATCTTGAAGATGATGAAAATTTATTAAAACATACCCATGATGTATTAATTGATTTTGTAAATGAGATTTATGCTGTAAAGACTTCAAAAGAGGCTTTAGAAGTTTTAAAAAATAAAAAAGTTGATGTTATTATTTCTGATATATTACTTGAAAATGAAAATGGTATTGATTTTTTAAAAAATCTAAAAGAAGATAGAAATATAAATATTCCAACTATTCTTACAACAGCTCATACAGATACAAAATATTTACTAGATGCAATAAAATTAAAAGTAGAAAACTACATAATAAAACCAATAAATATAAAAGAGTTATTAACAACTTTACATGATATTTTATTACCAATAGTTCAAGAAAAAGAGTTAAGAAGAAATAACCATGTTATTAAGACTATATCTGCAATTACAGATAGTAAACAAGTTGATATTATTAAATTTATTATAAATAATTTAGATAACAATAATATATTTTCTGCCTCATATAGTGATATTATGGATAGAATTAATATTTCAAAACCAACTTTAATTAAACTATTTAAAGAGTTAGCAGAAAAACATATCTTAATTAAGATTCAACATAAAACTTATAGATTTGATGAAAATGCCTTAGACAATATTTAA
- a CDS encoding sensor histidine kinase: MLKKILSYFDNFNFALKTNFLIFIISSGMLGIVILALMTTFSIKYDFDKLYEQRTKPLIKLENIKDTYKVNIQDTLYDIEDKSISYQQANDVINLALQLIETNWKEYKKSNDMTPPTIYIGNIIKKFLTTQQQYYKNEILHKSISENIDKKMININARLHNLELSHKNEQNLKKEFNKLHLEINAINIYITSLINYDLTLALNEKRDTEKGFDVIIAVSMISIVLIFLFSIILSVLLINHFKRLHKLLEAKVESKTKQLVELNNSLEKRVIQEVKNNRKKDIIMFQQARLASLGEMLNNIAHQWRQPLGSITMIIQSFQTKMQLGKLTDEFIDEKVNDALFLAENMSNTLDDFKNFFSPDKTKKFFSIKDCIEHSFELSKYALEKAGIKIIFLIKQDININSYYNELSHVFLNLINNSKDALCSNINKNDRIIKVVVKQYKKDMVINFIDNGGGVPEEIAHKIFEPYYTTKYKSAGTGIGLYMSKQIIEKHMYGSIYQKNIIHKIDKIDNYSCSLFIIKIPIVNEVLEDAK, encoded by the coding sequence ATGTTAAAAAAAATACTTTCTTACTTTGATAACTTTAATTTTGCATTAAAAACAAACTTTCTTATTTTTATTATTTCAAGTGGTATGCTGGGTATAGTTATACTTGCATTAATGACTACTTTTTCTATTAAATACGACTTTGATAAACTTTATGAACAAAGAACAAAACCACTAATAAAACTTGAAAATATCAAAGATACTTATAAAGTAAATATTCAAGATACACTTTATGATATTGAAGATAAAAGTATTAGTTATCAACAAGCAAATGATGTAATAAATCTTGCTTTACAATTAATAGAAACAAATTGGAAAGAGTATAAAAAATCGAATGATATGACTCCTCCTACTATTTATATTGGGAATATAATAAAAAAATTCTTAACAACACAACAACAATATTATAAAAATGAAATTTTACACAAAAGTATTTCAGAAAATATTGATAAAAAAATGATAAATATTAATGCACGACTTCACAATTTAGAGCTTTCCCACAAAAATGAACAAAATTTAAAAAAAGAATTTAATAAATTACATTTAGAAATCAATGCTATAAATATTTATATTACAAGTTTAATTAATTATGATTTAACACTTGCATTAAATGAAAAAAGAGACACAGAAAAAGGTTTTGATGTAATTATTGCTGTTTCTATGATTTCTATTGTATTGATATTTTTATTTTCAATTATTCTTTCTGTTTTATTAATTAATCACTTTAAAAGACTACATAAATTACTTGAAGCAAAAGTTGAAAGTAAAACGAAACAACTAGTTGAATTAAATAATTCATTGGAAAAAAGAGTAATACAAGAAGTTAAAAACAATAGAAAAAAAGATATTATCATGTTCCAACAAGCAAGACTTGCAAGTTTAGGTGAGATGTTAAATAATATTGCACATCAATGGCGTCAACCTCTTGGTTCTATTACTATGATAATTCAAAGTTTTCAAACAAAAATGCAACTTGGAAAATTAACTGATGAGTTTATTGATGAAAAAGTAAATGATGCTTTATTTTTGGCTGAAAATATGTCTAATACATTAGATGATTTCAAGAACTTTTTTTCGCCTGATAAAACAAAAAAATTCTTTAGCATAAAAGATTGTATAGAGCACTCTTTTGAGTTATCAAAATATGCATTAGAAAAAGCTGGAATAAAAATAATTTTTCTAATAAAACAAGATATAAATATCAATAGCTATTATAATGAATTATCTCATGTTTTCTTAAACTTAATAAATAATTCAAAAGATGCTTTATGTTCTAATATAAATAAAAATGATAGAATTATTAAAGTAGTTGTAAAACAATACAAGAAAGATATGGTTATCAATTTTATTGACAATGGTGGCGGTGTTCCAGAAGAGATAGCCCATAAAATATTTGAACCATATTATACTACAAAATACAAAAGTGCAGGTACTGGAATTGGACTTTATATGTCAAAACAAATTATTGAAAAACATATGTATGGTTCAATCTATCAAAAAAATATAATTCATAAAATTGATAAAATAGATAATTACTCATGTAGTTTATTTATTATAAAAATTCCAATAGTAAATGAGGTGTTAGAAGATGCAAAATAA
- a CDS encoding ABC transporter substrate-binding protein, with product MAKRLFILISILTVLYLFFKDKEYRDTQIVLGGSIPKTGIVKEWGKSVLIGANAYFNYANENNLIPNRKIKYITYDDKYEPKLTANNTKKLLYQDNAFALFGYVGTSTVKNILNLLLEDNIPFIAPFTGASFLRKSHENNFINFRASYEQEIESIIKYLHYSKKITRFAVFYQNDDFGEEGYVSVIKSLKKRELKLIAEGSYKRNTLSIGHAFNEIKDASPQAIIMIGANKANTLFIKKAKHNKNFKNTLFCNISFGDANAMIDELGENTNNLIFSEVVPDYNDTSIPIVKEYHEIVSKYYKDFKPGFISLEAYLSAKIIVTGLKNVNGSLTRRRFLKTMKFIPKDTLKGIPINLKNKQYLNNVYLFTYKNNKFEEIKK from the coding sequence ATGGCTAAACGATTATTTATTTTAATATCAATACTTACAGTGTTATATCTTTTTTTTAAAGATAAAGAATATAGAGATACCCAAATAGTATTAGGTGGTTCAATTCCTAAAACAGGGATAGTAAAAGAGTGGGGAAAATCTGTACTTATTGGCGCAAATGCATATTTTAATTATGCAAATGAGAATAATTTAATTCCAAATAGAAAAATCAAATATATTACATATGATGATAAATATGAACCTAAATTAACAGCAAATAATACAAAAAAACTTTTATATCAAGATAATGCATTTGCACTTTTTGGATATGTTGGAACATCTACAGTAAAGAATATATTAAATTTGCTTTTAGAAGATAATATTCCTTTTATAGCACCATTTACAGGAGCTAGTTTTTTAAGAAAATCTCATGAAAACAATTTTATAAATTTTAGAGCTTCATATGAACAAGAGATAGAATCAATTATAAAATATCTACATTATTCAAAAAAAATCACTAGATTTGCAGTTTTTTATCAAAATGATGATTTTGGAGAAGAAGGTTATGTATCTGTAATAAAATCTCTTAAAAAAAGAGAGTTAAAACTTATTGCAGAAGGAAGTTATAAAAGAAATACTTTATCAATAGGTCACGCTTTTAATGAAATAAAAGATGCATCTCCCCAAGCAATAATAATGATTGGAGCAAATAAAGCAAATACTCTATTTATAAAAAAGGCAAAACACAATAAAAATTTCAAAAATACACTATTTTGCAATATCTCATTTGGTGATGCAAATGCAATGATAGATGAATTAGGTGAAAATACAAATAATCTAATTTTTTCAGAAGTTGTGCCAGATTATAATGATACATCAATTCCTATTGTAAAAGAATATCATGAAATAGTAAGTAAATATTATAAAGATTTCAAACCTGGTTTTATATCTTTAGAAGCTTATTTATCAGCTAAAATAATAGTCACAGGACTAAAAAATGTAAATGGTTCACTAACAAGAAGAAGATTTTTAAAGACAATGAAATTTATTCCTAAAGATACTCTAAAAGGAATTCCTATTAATTTAAAAAATAAACAATATTTAAATAATGTTTATTTATTTACATATAAAAATAATAAATTTGAAGAGATAAAAAAATAA
- a CDS encoding Tat pathway signal protein: MKENRRSFIKKTLSASALVAAGSTVAIASTKSENNASSNGVVVGKSPKKEILYKQTAQWDAFYKASY, encoded by the coding sequence ATGAAAGAGAATAGAAGGAGTTTTATAAAAAAGACTCTAAGTGCAAGTGCATTAGTGGCAGCAGGAAGTACAGTTGCAATAGCAAGTACAAAAAGCGAGAATAATGCAAGTTCAAATGGTGTCGTAGTAGGGAAATCTCCTAAAAAAGAGATTTTATACAAACAAACAGCCCAATGGGATGCTTTTTATAAAGCTAGTTATTAA
- a CDS encoding formate dehydrogenase subunit alpha, translating into MSKDELKDISLKLGRRNFLKLASIGAGIGATSMFASTNNVREATKEEIKNPFPGSKKVKTICSICSAGCGVVAEVQNGVWVRQDVAQDHPISEGSHCCKGIDQIDLVKSKQRVKHPLKKVDGKWQRISWKQAIEEISEKMLKLRAENGPDVAMFLGSAKFNLQQSFYFSKFAAMWGTNNIDHVARVCHSASVAGASNTWGYGAMTNHFGDVVGNSKAILMIGANSASACPIGFKHFLQAKDRNNAKLIVVDPVYTKSAAKADHYLRIRTGTDVAFIYGLLHLIFKNGWEDKEFIDSRVYGMDKVRQEAKKWTPEVTADVTGIPAEKIIQITRLFATTKPSTVVWALGITQHSTGTSNTRILPILQLVLGNAGKKGGGCNIIRGHDNVQGSTDMCNLADSLPGYYGLSDDAWKYYSKAWGVDYEWMKGRFHSPKWMNEKGFSLAKWWQGVLQEEKTYSSSPIRALWVQGTGITSMTQQVKIQEAIKKLDLLVIAEPFVNEAAILSDRKDGIYIIPAATQFETEGSVTASNRSSQWRSKVVDPLYESKPDHEIMFEFAKKFGFYDEFISGMKHDIVDGEIKKVKDDFIWPDDAANELARTVKTIGLGGWTAKRLREHQENWHLFDPITLAGYGKMKGQYYGLPWPCWDTKHPGSPILYNPDVPVNEGGMGFRNRFGLEHDGVSQLASSSVTVEKSEVKGGYPEITKENIERVLGIKLTQEEKRKMGANWKVDLSGIIQEKCREKGVCVYGNAKARAIVWTFPDPVPKHREPIHSPRFDLVKKYPTYPDQKNNFRVDVKFKSEQMEQDWSKEFPTMIVTMRLVNLSGAGMIERTSKYLSHITPEMFAHIHPELAAKHGIRDKDDMWLHSPQGTKIKIKAYYNYSVTPDRVAMPYNFAGMMQGVDLTHRYPEGTKPYVNGESSNTITNYGFDVITQIPEFNAGLCRIERA; encoded by the coding sequence ATGAGTAAAGATGAGCTCAAAGATATATCTTTGAAACTTGGAAGAAGAAATTTTCTAAAACTTGCTTCAATCGGTGCAGGAATTGGTGCAACATCAATGTTTGCATCAACAAATAATGTTAGAGAAGCAACAAAAGAAGAGATAAAAAATCCTTTTCCAGGATCAAAGAAAGTAAAAACAATATGCAGCATATGCTCAGCAGGATGCGGAGTAGTAGCAGAAGTACAAAATGGAGTTTGGGTAAGACAAGATGTGGCACAAGACCATCCAATAAGTGAAGGAAGTCACTGTTGTAAAGGTATAGACCAAATAGATTTAGTAAAAAGTAAACAAAGAGTAAAACATCCACTAAAAAAAGTAGATGGGAAATGGCAAAGAATATCTTGGAAACAAGCAATAGAAGAGATATCAGAGAAGATGCTAAAACTAAGAGCAGAGAATGGTCCAGATGTGGCGATGTTCTTAGGATCAGCAAAATTTAATCTACAACAATCTTTTTATTTTAGTAAATTTGCAGCAATGTGGGGAACAAACAATATAGATCATGTTGCAAGAGTTTGTCATAGTGCTTCTGTAGCAGGAGCATCAAATACATGGGGTTATGGTGCTATGACAAATCACTTTGGTGATGTTGTTGGAAACTCAAAAGCTATATTAATGATTGGAGCAAATTCAGCATCTGCCTGTCCAATTGGGTTTAAGCATTTCCTTCAAGCAAAAGATAGAAATAATGCTAAATTAATTGTGGTTGATCCAGTTTATACAAAATCTGCAGCAAAAGCAGATCATTATTTAAGAATAAGAACTGGTACAGATGTTGCGTTTATATATGGATTATTACATCTAATATTTAAAAATGGCTGGGAAGATAAAGAATTTATCGATAGTCGTGTTTATGGTATGGATAAAGTAAGGCAAGAAGCTAAAAAATGGACACCAGAAGTAACAGCTGATGTTACAGGAATTCCTGCTGAAAAAATTATTCAAATAACTAGATTATTTGCGACTACAAAGCCTTCAACTGTTGTTTGGGCTTTAGGTATCACTCAACATAGTACAGGTACATCAAATACTAGAATTCTTCCAATACTTCAATTAGTATTAGGAAACGCAGGTAAAAAAGGAGGAGGATGTAATATCATTAGAGGACATGATAATGTTCAAGGTTCTACTGATATGTGTAATTTAGCAGATTCTCTTCCTGGATACTATGGATTAAGTGATGATGCATGGAAGTATTATTCAAAAGCATGGGGTGTTGATTATGAATGGATGAAAGGAAGATTTCATTCTCCTAAATGGATGAATGAAAAAGGATTTTCATTAGCAAAATGGTGGCAAGGTGTTTTACAAGAAGAAAAAACTTATTCTTCAAGTCCAATTAGAGCTTTATGGGTTCAAGGTACTGGTATCACATCTATGACTCAGCAAGTAAAAATACAAGAAGCAATTAAAAAACTTGATTTACTTGTTATTGCAGAACCTTTTGTAAATGAAGCTGCAATATTAAGTGATAGAAAAGATGGAATATATATCATACCAGCAGCAACACAATTTGAAACAGAAGGAAGTGTAACTGCAAGTAATAGATCTTCTCAATGGAGAAGTAAAGTTGTAGATCCATTATATGAATCTAAACCTGATCATGAGATTATGTTTGAATTTGCTAAAAAATTTGGTTTTTATGATGAGTTTATTAGTGGAATGAAACATGATATAGTTGATGGTGAAATTAAAAAAGTAAAAGATGATTTTATTTGGCCAGATGATGCAGCAAATGAGTTAGCAAGAACTGTAAAAACAATTGGTCTTGGTGGTTGGACAGCAAAAAGACTTAGAGAACATCAAGAAAATTGGCATCTATTTGATCCAATAACATTAGCAGGTTATGGAAAAATGAAAGGTCAATATTATGGCTTACCTTGGCCATGTTGGGATACAAAACATCCCGGAAGTCCTATTTTATATAATCCAGATGTACCAGTAAATGAAGGTGGTATGGGATTTAGAAATAGATTTGGACTTGAACATGATGGTGTTTCTCAACTAGCAAGTAGTTCTGTAACTGTTGAAAAATCTGAAGTAAAAGGTGGATATCCTGAAATCACTAAAGAAAATATTGAAAGAGTTTTAGGAATTAAATTAACTCAAGAAGAAAAAAGAAAAATGGGTGCAAACTGGAAAGTTGATTTAAGTGGAATTATTCAAGAAAAATGTAGAGAAAAAGGGGTATGTGTGTATGGAAATGCAAAAGCAAGAGCAATTGTATGGACATTCCCAGATCCAGTTCCAAAACATAGAGAACCAATTCATTCTCCAAGATTTGATTTAGTTAAAAAATATCCAACTTACCCTGATCAAAAAAATAACTTTAGGGTTGATGTTAAATTTAAATCTGAACAAATGGAACAAGATTGGTCAAAAGAGTTCCCAACTATGATAGTTACGATGAGATTAGTTAATTTAAGTGGTGCTGGTATGATTGAAAGAACAAGTAAATATCTTTCTCATATAACTCCTGAAATGTTTGCTCATATTCACCCTGAATTAGCAGCTAAACATGGAATTAGAGATAAAGATGATATGTGGTTACACTCTCCTCAAGGAACTAAGATAAAAATTAAAGCTTATTATAATTATAGTGTAACACCAGATCGTGTAGCTATGCCATATAATTTTGCAGGTATGATGCAAGGTGTTGATTTAACTCATAGATATCCAGAAGGAACAAAACCTTATGTAAATGGTGAAAGTTCAAATACTATTACAAATTATGGATTTGATGTAATAACACAAATACCTGAGTTCAATGCAGGTCTTTGTAGAATTGAAAGAGCGTAG